One Coffea arabica cultivar ET-39 chromosome 5e, Coffea Arabica ET-39 HiFi, whole genome shotgun sequence DNA segment encodes these proteins:
- the LOC113688070 gene encoding uncharacterized protein, with product MDRGQLTFMGSTVCVMLTLHFTIQLLTQHFMSWKKPKEQIAIVIIILMAPIYAIDSYVGLLDLLGSKPFFTFLESVKECYEALVMAKFLSLMYTYLNISISKNIVPDEIKGREIHHSFPMTLFMPHTTRLDHNSLKLLKNWTWQFVVLRPVCSVLMIALQLLGWYPDWVSWIFTMILNVSVSLALYSLVVFYHVFAKELAPHKPLAKFLCIKGIVFFCFWQGLLLSGLVSVGIIKSTHFWLDVEHLQEALQNVLVIVEMVFFSIVQQHAYSAEPYRTYSVSGSGDKKNE from the exons ATGGATCGAGGTCAACTCACCTTCATGGGATCTACTGTATGTGTTATGCTCACCCTGCATTTCACCATACAGCTTCTGACGCAACACTTCATGTCTTGGAAAAAGCCAAAGGAGCAAATAGCCATAGTTATCATCATCCTCATGGCTCCCATATATGCCATTGACTCATATGTTGGCTTGTTAGATCTTCTTGGAAGCAAACCATTTTTCACTTTCTTAGAATCTGTCAAAGAGTGCTACGAAGCTCTG GTGATGGCTAAGTTCTTGAGTTTGATGTACACATACTTGAACATATCGATAAGCAAAAATATTGTGCCAGATGAAATTAAAGGACGGGAGATTCACCACTCCTTCCCAATGACACTTTTTATG CCTCACACTACCCGTTTGGACCATAATTCACTGAAGCTTCTCAAGAATTGGACGTGGCAGTTTGTTGTCCTTCGCCCTGTGTGCTCCGTCTTAATGATTGCTCTTCAATTGCTTGGCTGGTATCCTGATTGGGTCAGCTGGATATTCACCATGATTCTAAATGTATCCGTTTCATTGGCATTGTATTCCCTTGTGGTTTTCTACCACGTTTTTGCTAAAGAGCTGGCACCACACAAACCCCTTGCGAAGTTCTTATGTATAAAAGGGATTGTTTTCTTCTGCTTCTGGCAG GGTTTGCTACTCAGTGGTCTTGTGTCCGTTGGCATAATCAAATCTACTCATTTCTGGCTTGATGTGGAGCATCTTCAGGAAGCTCTTCAGAATGTCTTGGTGATTGTGGAGATGGTTTTCTTCTCCATTGTTCAGCAGCATGCATATAGTGCTGAACCGTACCGTACTTACTCAGTTTCGGGTTCTGGAgacaaaaaaaatgagtaa